In the Haloactinospora alba genome, CGGCACTGATCGCGGCGGACGAACTCGACGAGGCGGAACAGACCCTGCTCGTCGACCAGAAGGAAGCCAACCAGCTGGGGACCGCCTGGTCCCAGCCCCTCTGGCACTACCAGCGGGCGGCGTTGCGTCTCGCGCTCGGCCAGCTCGACGGCGCCGACGCCGAGGCCACCGTCGGCCTGCGGAAAGCGGAGCAGCTCACCGCGCCCGCCCAGAACATCAAGCTCCGGGGCGTCCTCGCCCGGGTCGCCCTGCACCGTGGGGATTTCCACGCCTGCCGCACGCACATCGAGGAGGCGCAACGGCTCGTCATCGAACGCAACGAACAGTCCCCCAGCGTCCTGGCCTGGACGAGCGCGCTCCTCGCCGACACCGAGAGCGACCCGCACGGGGCCCTTGCCGCGCTCTCGGGCTTCCTGCACGGTAACCAGCGGACGCGCCTCATCATCCAGGAACCGCAAGCCGTTCCCTACATCGTGGACCTCGCCGTGCGCGCCGGCGCGACGGACGAGTCCCGGGAGCTGGTGGCGGCGTCCCGCGCCCTCGCGGAGAAGAACCCCCGAACGGCGTTGCTCAACGCCACCTCCCGCCACGCGGAGGGAGTCCTGCGCGGCGACCTGGCGACGCTGCGGGCCGCGGTGCGGGAGTACGGGTCGAGCCCGCGGAGGCTGGCCGGCGCGCTGGCCATGGAGCACGTGGCCGCGGCCGAGGACGAGGCCGGCCAGCGCGAGGAGGCGGTCACGCTGACGGAGAGGGCCCTGGAGGGCTACACCGCCTGCGGCGCGCCCCGGGAGGCACAACGCGCCCGGCAGAGGCTCCGCGAGCTGGGTGCCGACCGACAGCCGCCGGAGGGCTCGTCCGGGACCGGTATCGGCTGGGCGGACCTCACGGCCGCGGAGCTCCGGGTCGCCCGGCTGGTCGCCCAGGGGTTCACCAACCGGGAGGTCGCCAAGGAGCTGTTCGTGTCACCGCACACCGTGGACAGCCACCTGCGGAAGAGTTTCAGCAAGCTGGGCGTGATCAGCCGGGTGGAGCTCACCCGCCACGTCCTCGCCAACGACACCCCCTCCGCGTCCGGCCCGCGGTGACTCCCGTCCCGCCGCTCCCGGGGTGCCGCGACGCCCCGGGACCACGGACGCGCCCGAACAACCCACCGCCTGCCCCACGAAACGAAACGACACGACAGGAGTGCCCATGACCGCGAACGACTCGTCCGCCGCCCCGTCGCCGATGCCGCTCATGCAGCTCGCCACGAGCTTCTGGTCGTTCAAGACGCTGGCGGCCGCCCACGAACTCGGACTGTTCTCCCACCTCTCGGGAACCGACGGCGTCACCAGCGAGGAACTGTCCCGACAGTGGCGGCTCCACCCCCGGCCCGTGGAGATGCTGCTCACCGGCTGCGCCTCCCTGGGGCTTCTGGAGAAGGTCGACGGCCGCTACCGCAACAGCGCCATGAGCGAGCACTACCTCGTCCCCGGCGGGGAACGCCACTTCGGCGGTCTCGTCTCGATGTTCGACCAGCGCCTGTACGCGGGGTGGGACCAGCTCACCCGGGCCGTACGGACGAACCGCCCCACCACCTGGGACCCGGACAAGGAACGTTCCCTGTTCGAGAGCGCCGACCCGCAACTGCTCGACATGTTCTGGGAGGCCATGCACGCCATGTCGAGCCTGACGGCCCGCACCCTGGGCGAGTCCGTCGACCTCGGCCGGTTCCGGAAACTGCTGGATGTCGGCGGTGGTTCCGGGGCCTTCGACATCGAACTGTGCCGTCAGTACCCCCAGCTGCGGGCGAGCGTCTACGACCTGGACTTCGTCACCGACATGGCGAAGAGGTACGTGGCCGAGACGGATGTCGCGGACCGGGTCGCGGCGGCCCCGGGCGACTTCTTCGCGGACGGGGAGTTCCCCGGCGGGCACGACCTGCACCTGTTCTCCATGGTGATGCACGACTGGACCGAGGAACGCAACCGTGAGCTGCTGCGCAAGTCCTTCGCGTCGCTGGAGAGCGGCGGTGCGGTCCTGCTGTGCGAACTCCTCGTCAACGACGAGAAGACGGGTCCGGCCCCCGCGGCTCTGATGAGCCTGAACAAGCTGGTCGAGACCGAGGGGCGCAACTACACCAGCGCCGAGTACTTCGACTGGCTCACCGACGCCGGCTTCCGCGATCCCCGCGTGGAGTACTTCGACGCCGTCGGCGCGAACGGGGTGGTCATCGCCCGCAAACCGTGACCCCGGCCGGGGAGGACACACGCCGGGGGCCGGGCAACGCCCGGCCCCCGGCTGCTGTGCTGCTCCGTCCCTAACCGCGCCCGGGACGCGGGGTGCGGGAACGTGTCACTGCGCGCCCCGGAGGAACCGCGCGGCGACCTCTGCCACCCGGGTCCCCTGGTAGTTGGCCACGGCCAGCTCCTCCTTGCTGGGGTTCTTCTCCCGGTGGGTGCTGCTCGCCCCGTAGGGGTTGCCGCCGGCCGCCGAGACCGCCTCGTTCGTGTAGCCGAGGGGGACGATGATGGACCCCCAGTGCATGAACACGTGGTACATGCTCGTGATCGTGGTCTCCTGCCCGCCGTGGGCCTCGTCGGAGCTGGTGAAACCGCTGACGATCTTGTCCGCGAGCTTGCCCTCGAACCAGAGGCCGCCGGTTGTGTCCAGGAACTGCTTCAGCTGGGACGAGATGTTGCCGTAGCGGGTGGGCGAGCCGAACACGTAGGCGTCGGCCCACAGCAGGTCGTCCAGCTCGGCCTCGGGGATGTGCGTGGTGGCCTGCTGGTGTTCGTACCAGTCCGGCTCGTTCTCGATCACGCTCTGGGGGGCCAACTCCTGCGCGCGGCGCAGCCGCACCTCGGCCCCGGCCTGCCGCGCACCGTCCTCGACCTCGCGCGCGAGCTGGTGGACGTGCCCGGTCGAGCTGTAGTAGATGACCGCGACTTTCACTGACATGGGAACTCCTCGCCGTAACCGGCTCGAATCCGAGCCGTCGTTTCGCAGGGGTGGACGGGTTGTCCGGAGGGTCTCCGACCTCCGGCGGGTGCGCGCCGGCGGCTAACCGAGCGCGCGGGGAAGGAGGGAGTCGTAGATCTCCGGGGTGTCCCGGTCGATCACCGGGAACCCGACACCGACGCCGCCCTCCCAGTGCAGTTCGATCCCGGGGTTGTGCACCGGGGGGCCACCGTCCGGGAAGAAGAGGGTGGGGCTTCCCTGCACGGCCTCGCCCCGGCACAGCGGGACCTGTTCCTCGATGTAGGGCCGGGCCGTCCCGTGGACGAGCCCGTACCGGACCGCGTCCACGTCCAGCTCGCAGGAGCCGGCGACAGCGAGGACCTCGTGCCGCATCGCTATGTTCCGGCTCTCCCCGAAGAACGCGCGGCGGAGGGCGCGGTCGAAGCCCGAGCTCGCTTCGAGCCCCTGAGCCTTGGCGACCTCGACCGCTTCCATCGCCGGAACGGTGGTGACCGGATAGTCGTGCGCCGGCCCCTGCCACATCTGCCATCCCGCTTCCGGCTCCGTTCCGCCGGCGACCGGGGTCTCCGCGTCCAGGATCAGCTTGGGTGTGGCCATGTCGTTGATCAGTTCCAGGGGGAAGGGACGGATGTCGAACCGCACCGTCTCCTGCATGCCCAAGCGGTGACGCGCCGCGTACAGCCGGTGGAGCGCGACGTGCGCCCACGGACAGCCGAGGTCGCCGTACATGACGATGGTTCCCGGAGCCACGTCGACGGGTGCCATGGAAGCCTCCAACCTCACGTTCAACTCCACCGAGGGCACGCGCCCCCGCTCACCTCCAGAGCATAAACGGAAGAGATTCCGGATGCAATGCCCAGAGCTCCGCCCCTCGGACACGTCCCCCGTCACACAAACGTCGGGTGGCGGGAAGGGAGCTGGTTCCGCTCCCCTACCCGCCACCCGAACGCCGCGGTAGCCGAGCTACGGCTGAGGTCCTGCTTTTCGGACGCTTGCCCTGCTGCGCGTCGCCCCGGCACACCGCCCGGCGGCGTTCCCGCCGGTCGACGGAGGGTCCGCTCCGCCTCCCTGGCCGGCCGTGCCGGGCGGCACCGGAGACGCCGCTCGCGACGAACAGCGCCCAAAAAACAGGACCTAAGAGGGCTGCCCCTCGTAGATCGTGATCCGGTACCCGTCGGGGTCCTCGAAGATGAACTCGCGCCCGCAGGAGCCGTCACACAACGGCTTGACGATGGGCACGTCGTGCTCCGCGAGCTTCGCGGCGACCTTGTCCGGGTCCTCCGCCTTGATCCAGATCACCACGCCCCACGCGACCTTCGACACGGCGTCGAGATCGTCCGTAGCCTGGCGCAGAGCCACCTTGATCGGCTCGCTCCCCAGGACAGCGGCGTTGGGCACCTTCGTCGGGACCGTGTGGAAACCGACGATGTCCGTGTAGAACCGGCGGGACCGTTCGAGGTCCCGCACCTGCAGGGTGAGGAAGTCCGGACCGACCACGTTCACGTTCTCCGACATGCGAGCGTCTCCTTCGTGGTGTTGTGACAACAACGCGCGAACCGCTGGTCTCCACGCCACCGGCGGGAACCAGCTTCCTCCACCATGGCCGCCGTGACATCACGTCTTCGCGCGATTCCCGCACGAGCGGCCTCCGCGCCGGTCGGGGAACGCCGCAGAGGTCAGGGTTTGACCGCCACGCCGGCGTACTCGTCCACTGGCCAGACGGCGTCCGCCGAGGCCGGTTCGGGACGCCACAGCGGGCAGGACACGAGCCCCGGCTCCACCAGCTCCCAGCCGGCGAACAAGGCGGTGATCTCCTCGGGGGTGCGCACCGTGATGGCGGGGGTTCCCCGCTCGTTCCACACGCGCGCCACCTCGTGAGCGCGCTCCGGAGCGACCACGTCCGTGGGGTGCGAGATCACCAGGTAGCTCCCGGAGACGAGCTCTCCGGACAGGTGGTCGAGCACCCGGCGCGCCTCGTGGTCGTCGTCCAGGAAGTTGACCACCCCCAGCAGCATCAGCGCCACCGGTCGCGAAAGGTCCAGGGTGCGCGCGGCCTGTCGCAGCACCCGCCGCGGGTCGCGCAGGTCCGCGTCGACGTAGTCGGTGGCGCCCTCCCCACTGCTGGTGAGCAACGCCCGCGCGTGGGTGAGGACCAGCGGGTCGTTGTCCACGTAGACCACCCGGGACTCGGGGGCGAGCGCCTGGGCGACCTCGTGCGTATTGTCCGCGGTGGGCAGCCCGGTACCGATGTCCAGGAACCGGCGCACACCGGCCTCCGCCACGAGGTAGCGCACCGCGCGGCCCAGGAACGCCCGGTCCGCCCGGGCGTTGTCCACGATCTCGGGGTAGAGGTGCCGGATGCTGTCTCCCAGCTCCCGGTCGGCGGGATAATTCTCCTTCCCGCCGAGCCAGTGGTTCCACACGCGGGCGTTGTGCGCCACCTCCGGATCAACTCGGCCGGCGGCTCCGGTGTCGGGGGTGGGATCCTCCATCACAGCGTCCTTCCCGGTTCGAACGGCCTCCACGATGGCGCTGAGCCTAGGTCCTGTTTTTCGGACGCTTGTCCTGTTGCGCGCCGCCCCAGGACACCGCCCGGCGGCGTTCCCGCCGGTCGACGGAGGGTCCGCTCCGCCTCCCTGGCCGGCCGTGCCGGACGGCACCGGAGACGCCGCTCGCGACGAACAGCGCCCAAAAAACAGGACCTAGCGGCGGCGGGCGGGACACGTGCTACGGCCACGCGGACGTACGGAACGGGGCGCAACAGTGCGCCCCGCGGAGCGGGGCCTCCCCGGATTCGGCCCGGTGCGGCCGGCGGGCGCGAACACGCCGGACGGTTCCCTCCCGACCGCGCTACCCGCGCGGTGCCGCCTGGGAGTACAGGTAGAGCAACGCGTTCACCGAGGTCCCCGACACGAGTTCCCGCCGCGCCACCAGGTCGGGGACGCACGCGAGCGGCAGCCACACAATCCGCTCGGCTTCCCAGTCCTCCGTGGGAGCGCCGACGTACTCGGCGGAGTCGGCGCGGAAGACGTGGTGTTCGGAGTCGCTGATCCCGGGGGACGGCTGGACGTAGAGCAGGGGGCGCAGCGGCCCCGGACGCCACCCCGTCTCCTCCTCGACCTCCCGGGCCGCCGCCTCCACCGGCTCCTCGCCCTCGTGCACCCCGCCGATCGGGATCTCGTAGGCCCAGGTGTCGGTGATGAAGCGGTGCCGCCACTCCAACAGCACCCGGCATTGGTCGTCCATGACGACCGCACCCGCGCCGGGGGCCGACCGGATCAGCCGGTGCTGCAGGCGCCGGCCGCCGGTGATCTCCACGTCGGCGACGCGCAGGTCCAGCCACGGGTCGGTGTACAGCGGCTTCTCGGAGTAGACGGTCCAGCGCATACGGCGGCTGCTCCCAGCGACGGTGTCGGTGCCGCCTTCCAGGAGACCACGCCCGGCCATCGGCTTCGGCACCGACGCGGTCGGTGAGGCCGAGGGCCGGCGGGCCGGGCCGAAGGCACCGGAACCACCGGGAAGCCCGGTCCCACCAGCACGCCGCGCGCGGTCGCCTCCCGTCTTCCACCGCTCTCCCCGCCCGTCGGGGTGTGAGCGAACCCACCGCCCCCGTCGCCGCCCGTTACGGGTAGAATTTGTGTACTGATGTACATAAAAGTGGAGGTTCGATGAGCTGGCTGCTGTTGATCGGCGCGATCATCACCGAAGTGCTGGCGACGACCAGCATGAAGATGTCCGAGGGGTTCACCCGTCTGTGGCCCAGCATCGGCATGGTGGTCGGCTACGTCGTCGCCCTGGGGCTACTCACCCTGACCCTGCGCACCCTGGAGGTCAGTACCGCCTACGCCATGTGGTCGGGCCTGGGAACCGCGCTCGTGGCGGTCATCGGTGTGTTCGCCTTCGGTGAGACCATGGACTGGACGAAACTCGTCGGACTCGCACTGATCATCGCCGGAGTCATGCTGCTGAACCTCGCCGGGGCGCACTGATGGGAACACGCCGGGGACCCAACGACCCGCACCGGCGGGACCGCATCATCGCCGCCACGCAGACGGTGGTCGCCGAACGCGGCGTCGCCGGGCTGACCCACCGCGCGGTCGCGAAGCGGGCGGGGGTCCCGCTCGGCTCGACCACTTACTACTTCGCCACCCTGGAGGAACTACTCCACGCCGCGCTGGAGCGGGCGGCCCAGCGCTACACGACGCTGTTACGGGAGTGGGCCGCCCGGTTCGACACCACCCCCGGGCCGGCGGAGCTGGCCGACGCGCTCACCGACCTCATCGCCGACTTCCTCGGCCCGGACCGGGAGCAGAACATCGTGGAGTGCGAGCTGTACGTGGCGGCGCTGCGGCGCCCCGCGCTACGGGAGGTGGCGAACAGGTACACCACCGCCACCATCGAGGTGCTGTCCGGGTTCACCACACCGGCCCGGGCGGCCGCGCTCAGCGCCGCGCTGGACGGGCTGGTCCTGCACGGCCTCACCGCGCCGGAGTCGCTGAGCCGTGCGGACATCGCCACCGTGGTGGAGGCGATCCTCCTCCCCGGGTGAACAAAACAGCCGGCGGCACGGTCACGTGAGTACGCTACTCGCAGGGGCGGCGAGTCACCTCCGCCGTCTCGGCCGCCTCGGCCAGGCCGGTGAGGACACTCGCGAGCTCCCGCAGCGCTGAGGCGCGCAGCCGGTAGTAGGTGAAGCGCCCGTGCGGTTCCGCAGCGACGAACCCCGCCTCGCGCAGCACACGCAGGTGGTGGCTGACGGTGGGTTGGCGCGCGCCCGTCTCCTCGATCAGGTGGCAGGTGCACATCCGCTCGGTGGCCAGCAGCCGCACGATGCGAACGCGCAGCGGATCACCCAGCAGCTTCACCACGGCGCCGTCGAGCGACGCGTCCAGCACCGACCCCATAACCGGATGCCACCACCTTCCCGTACAGCCGTCAAACCTCGCGGTGCGTGGGGGTTACGCCCGCGCGGCAGCTCCCAGCTCGTCCAACAGTCCGCGCACGCGCTCCTCGATCTCGGCCCGGATCGGACGCACGTCGGCGAGGGAAAGCCCGGCGGGGTCGGGTACCGCCCAGTCGAGGTAGCGCTTCCCGGGAAACACCGGGCAGGCGTCGCCGCACCCCATGGTGATGACGACGTCGCTGGCCTCGACCGCCTCCGCCGACAGCGGGCTCGGCGCGTTGCCGGAGATGTCGACGCCGACCTCGCGCATCGCCGCGACGGCGACCGGGTTGACCGCCGCGCCCGGATCGGAACCCGCGGAGCGGATCTCGACGGCGTCCCCGGCGAGGTGGGCGAGGAACCCCGCGGCCATCTGGGAACGTCCGGCGTTGTGCACGCAGACGAACAGCACACTGGGTCTGTCGGACATGATGGTCCCCTTCACGTTGCGAAGAACCGGCGTGCCCACAGGGACACGTACACCAGCCCCACCAGCACCGGCACCTCGATGAGCGGGCCGACGACGCCGGCCAGTGCCTGGCCGGAGGTGGCGCCGAACACGCCGATCGCCACCGCGATCGCGAGTTCGAAGTTGTTGCCCGCGGCGGTGAAGGACAGGGTGGCCGCGCGGGCGTACGGCAGGCGGATGGCCCGCCCCAGCAGCAGGGACAGCCCCCACATCAGGGCGAAGTAGACCAGCAGCGGGAGGGCGATGCGCGCCACGTCCAGCGGCTGCTCGGTGACCGACTCGCCCTGCAGGGCGAACAGCAGCACGAT is a window encoding:
- a CDS encoding methyltransferase, which gives rise to MTANDSSAAPSPMPLMQLATSFWSFKTLAAAHELGLFSHLSGTDGVTSEELSRQWRLHPRPVEMLLTGCASLGLLEKVDGRYRNSAMSEHYLVPGGERHFGGLVSMFDQRLYAGWDQLTRAVRTNRPTTWDPDKERSLFESADPQLLDMFWEAMHAMSSLTARTLGESVDLGRFRKLLDVGGGSGAFDIELCRQYPQLRASVYDLDFVTDMAKRYVAETDVADRVAAAPGDFFADGEFPGGHDLHLFSMVMHDWTEERNRELLRKSFASLESGGAVLLCELLVNDEKTGPAPAALMSLNKLVETEGRNYTSAEYFDWLTDAGFRDPRVEYFDAVGANGVVIARKP
- the wrbA gene encoding NAD(P)H:quinone oxidoreductase, yielding MSVKVAVIYYSSTGHVHQLAREVEDGARQAGAEVRLRRAQELAPQSVIENEPDWYEHQQATTHIPEAELDDLLWADAYVFGSPTRYGNISSQLKQFLDTTGGLWFEGKLADKIVSGFTSSDEAHGGQETTITSMYHVFMHWGSIIVPLGYTNEAVSAAGGNPYGASSTHREKNPSKEELAVANYQGTRVAEVAARFLRGAQ
- a CDS encoding DsbA family oxidoreductase, with protein sequence MAPVDVAPGTIVMYGDLGCPWAHVALHRLYAARHRLGMQETVRFDIRPFPLELINDMATPKLILDAETPVAGGTEPEAGWQMWQGPAHDYPVTTVPAMEAVEVAKAQGLEASSGFDRALRRAFFGESRNIAMRHEVLAVAGSCELDVDAVRYGLVHGTARPYIEEQVPLCRGEAVQGSPTLFFPDGGPPVHNPGIELHWEGGVGVGFPVIDRDTPEIYDSLLPRALG
- a CDS encoding VOC family protein — protein: MSENVNVVGPDFLTLQVRDLERSRRFYTDIVGFHTVPTKVPNAAVLGSEPIKVALRQATDDLDAVSKVAWGVVIWIKAEDPDKVAAKLAEHDVPIVKPLCDGSCGREFIFEDPDGYRITIYEGQPS
- a CDS encoding SAM-dependent methyltransferase; the encoded protein is MEDPTPDTGAAGRVDPEVAHNARVWNHWLGGKENYPADRELGDSIRHLYPEIVDNARADRAFLGRAVRYLVAEAGVRRFLDIGTGLPTADNTHEVAQALAPESRVVYVDNDPLVLTHARALLTSSGEGATDYVDADLRDPRRVLRQAARTLDLSRPVALMLLGVVNFLDDDHEARRVLDHLSGELVSGSYLVISHPTDVVAPERAHEVARVWNERGTPAITVRTPEEITALFAGWELVEPGLVSCPLWRPEPASADAVWPVDEYAGVAVKP
- a CDS encoding NUDIX domain-containing protein, whose translation is MRWTVYSEKPLYTDPWLDLRVADVEITGGRRLQHRLIRSAPGAGAVVMDDQCRVLLEWRHRFITDTWAYEIPIGGVHEGEEPVEAAAREVEEETGWRPGPLRPLLYVQPSPGISDSEHHVFRADSAEYVGAPTEDWEAERIVWLPLACVPDLVARRELVSGTSVNALLYLYSQAAPRG
- a CDS encoding DMT family transporter translates to MSWLLLIGAIITEVLATTSMKMSEGFTRLWPSIGMVVGYVVALGLLTLTLRTLEVSTAYAMWSGLGTALVAVIGVFAFGETMDWTKLVGLALIIAGVMLLNLAGAH
- a CDS encoding TetR/AcrR family transcriptional regulator, with protein sequence MGTRRGPNDPHRRDRIIAATQTVVAERGVAGLTHRAVAKRAGVPLGSTTYYFATLEELLHAALERAAQRYTTLLREWAARFDTTPGPAELADALTDLIADFLGPDREQNIVECELYVAALRRPALREVANRYTTATIEVLSGFTTPARAAALSAALDGLVLHGLTAPESLSRADIATVVEAILLPG
- a CDS encoding ArsR/SmtB family transcription factor → MGSVLDASLDGAVVKLLGDPLRVRIVRLLATERMCTCHLIEETGARQPTVSHHLRVLREAGFVAAEPHGRFTYYRLRASALRELASVLTGLAEAAETAEVTRRPCE
- a CDS encoding arsenate reductase ArsC, with protein sequence MSDRPSVLFVCVHNAGRSQMAAGFLAHLAGDAVEIRSAGSDPGAAVNPVAVAAMREVGVDISGNAPSPLSAEAVEASDVVITMGCGDACPVFPGKRYLDWAVPDPAGLSLADVRPIRAEIEERVRGLLDELGAAARA